One part of the Pandoraea faecigallinarum genome encodes these proteins:
- a CDS encoding universal stress protein encodes MFTHILIPTDGSELSEKAVTGGLELARALNAKVTGYCCLAEYPYSPFSEYVLEAPATFSERIAEEACAHLDELAKAAAAAGVPFERDSSTFPAPYLGIIDAAERHGCDVILMASHGRRGLTSLLLGSETQRVLVHSKIPVLVYR; translated from the coding sequence TTGTTTACCCACATCCTCATTCCGACGGACGGCTCGGAACTCTCCGAAAAAGCCGTGACGGGCGGACTCGAACTGGCGCGCGCCCTCAACGCCAAAGTCACCGGCTACTGTTGTCTTGCCGAGTATCCGTACTCTCCGTTCAGCGAATACGTGCTTGAAGCCCCTGCCACCTTCAGCGAACGGATCGCCGAAGAGGCTTGCGCGCATCTCGACGAACTGGCAAAGGCCGCGGCCGCCGCGGGCGTGCCCTTCGAGCGCGACAGTTCCACCTTCCCCGCCCCCTATCTGGGCATCATCGACGCGGCCGAGCGCCATGGATGCGACGTCATTCTGATGGCGTCCCACGGCCGGCGCGGTCTCACGAGTCTGCTACTCGGCAGCGAGACGCAACGCGTGCTCGTGCATTCCAAGATTCCGGTGCTCGTCTACCGGTGA